The proteins below are encoded in one region of Ferruginibacter lapsinanis:
- a CDS encoding KdsC family phosphatase yields MNILEHFKSIKTFVFDVDGVLATDTLLVLSGGEMARNMNSKDGYALQLAVKKGYRVVIISGGLSEAVRERLNRLGIQDVFLGVNHKKEKLQQYVAENNLSLNETLYMGDDIPDYTCMQLVGLPCCPADAVPEIKEISKYISPIIGGGGCGRDVIEKVLKLNNDWGLDTTVASK; encoded by the coding sequence ATGAACATTCTCGAACATTTCAAATCTATCAAAACATTCGTATTTGACGTTGATGGCGTTTTGGCTACCGACACATTACTGGTATTAAGCGGTGGCGAGATGGCTCGTAACATGAACAGCAAGGATGGATATGCATTACAATTGGCTGTAAAAAAAGGATACCGTGTGGTAATTATTTCCGGCGGACTTTCAGAAGCCGTGAGAGAACGCCTTAACCGATTGGGGATACAGGATGTTTTCCTAGGTGTGAATCATAAAAAAGAAAAGCTGCAGCAATATGTAGCTGAAAATAATTTATCCCTCAATGAAACCCTGTATATGGGAGATGATATCCCCGATTATACCTGTATGCAATTAGTAGGGTTGCCATGTTGCCCGGCAGATGCAGTACCAGAAATAAAGGAAATATCAAAATATATCTCACCAATTATCGGTGGTGGCGGTTGCGGCCGGGATGTGATAGAAAAAGTATTGAAGCTGAATAATGACTGGGGGCTGGATACAACAGTGGCTTCTAAATAA
- a CDS encoding geranylgeranylglycerol-phosphate geranylgeranyltransferase produces MKLIAAFFRLIRWPNLFFIVLAQTLFYYCIILPSLPQEYHLQPHRITDLIFILIIIASVFIAAGGYIINDYFDINIDQINKPGKMVVEKIISRRWAILWHIIVTTIGVVISIYISLKTNWIIAVANIVCTMLLWFYSTTFKKKLLSGNVIISLLTAWTLFVLYFVADIDYKAGVVVSVPVKLTMQRIYKFAALYGGFAFIISLVREVVKDMEDMEGDAKYNCKTMPIVWGIPASKVFVAVWLVVLTGALAVIQFYVLQLGWWESALYCFILVILPVIWVLRKLYKAQTSAQYHQLSRGIKLIMLTGILSMIFFRIYH; encoded by the coding sequence ATGAAACTAATTGCCGCATTTTTTCGATTGATACGTTGGCCCAATCTTTTTTTTATTGTTTTAGCGCAAACGCTTTTTTACTACTGTATCATTCTCCCTTCTTTACCACAGGAATATCATTTACAACCACACCGCATTACTGATCTCATTTTTATTCTAATCATCATCGCTTCCGTTTTTATAGCAGCAGGTGGTTATATCATAAACGACTATTTTGATATCAATATCGACCAGATCAATAAACCAGGTAAAATGGTGGTTGAAAAGATCATTAGTCGCAGATGGGCTATTTTATGGCATATTATCGTAACAACGATCGGAGTAGTGATCAGCATCTACATATCACTTAAAACCAATTGGATCATTGCGGTGGCCAATATTGTTTGTACCATGTTACTTTGGTTCTATTCTACAACATTCAAAAAGAAATTATTATCAGGTAACGTCATCATATCACTGTTAACTGCCTGGACATTATTTGTACTTTATTTTGTTGCCGATATTGATTACAAAGCAGGAGTAGTGGTTAGTGTGCCTGTTAAACTAACCATGCAACGTATATATAAGTTTGCTGCTTTATATGGTGGTTTCGCTTTTATCATTTCCCTGGTAAGAGAAGTGGTAAAAGATATGGAAGACATGGAAGGCGATGCAAAATACAACTGCAAAACAATGCCAATTGTTTGGGGTATACCTGCCTCTAAAGTATTTGTAGCTGTATGGCTGGTAGTATTGACAGGGGCGCTGGCGGTGATACAGTTTTATGTACTGCAATTAGGATGGTGGGAAAGTGCGCTGTACTGTTTTATCCTGGTCATTCTTCCTGTTATCTGGGTGCTCAGAAAATTATACAAGGCTCAAACATCAGCACAATATCATCAGTTGAGCAGAGGGATCAAACTGATCATGCTTACAGGTATACTATCAATGATATTTTTCAGGATCTACCATTAA
- a CDS encoding alpha/beta hydrolase: MKLRQRLIFAFFRRKIKFIAAFSKQKAAEEAFKILCTPFPPDRDTMPLIYQQAKSVKFVLHGKKVRGYRWKNSGSVKRVLIIHGFSSASHRFEKYIISLLNRGFEVLAFDAPAHGRSQGRTINALDYRDMIVKAIDRFGPIDHFIAHSFGGLALCLALEDIKDNEKFKVALIAPATETTTTIRNMLGMLKISDKSMMNEIENLIFKVSHQQIEWFSIKRAMNKIRSSVLWVHDKDDEITPYADVVELEEKQLPNITFYVTNGLGHHKIYNNDDVREQVINFL; encoded by the coding sequence ATGAAGTTAAGGCAAAGATTAATATTCGCTTTCTTTAGGCGTAAAATAAAGTTCATTGCAGCTTTTTCTAAGCAAAAGGCTGCAGAGGAAGCGTTTAAAATTCTCTGTACCCCCTTTCCTCCCGACAGGGATACCATGCCGCTTATCTATCAGCAAGCTAAGTCTGTAAAGTTTGTATTACACGGGAAAAAAGTCCGGGGCTATCGCTGGAAAAATTCAGGGAGTGTAAAACGTGTATTGATCATTCATGGATTTTCATCAGCCTCACATCGTTTTGAAAAATACATTATATCCCTGCTGAACAGAGGCTTTGAAGTACTGGCTTTTGATGCTCCGGCACATGGCAGAAGCCAGGGCAGAACGATCAATGCCCTGGATTACAGGGATATGATCGTAAAAGCAATTGATCGTTTTGGCCCCATCGATCATTTTATTGCTCACTCGTTTGGAGGCCTGGCGCTTTGCCTGGCATTAGAAGATATCAAGGACAACGAAAAGTTTAAAGTGGCACTCATCGCCCCTGCTACAGAAACCACCACTACCATCCGTAATATGCTGGGCATGTTAAAAATATCAGATAAATCGATGATGAATGAGATCGAGAACCTGATCTTTAAGGTAAGTCACCAGCAAATTGAATGGTTCTCTATTAAAAGAGCAATGAATAAGATCAGATCAAGTGTGTTATGGGTACATGATAAAGATGATGAGATCACCCCCTATGCTGATGTGGTTGAACTGGAAGAAAAACAACTCCCCAACATAACTTTTTATGTTACCAACGGGCTCGGACATCATAAAATTTATAACAATGATGATGTAAGAGAACAGGTTATAAACTTTCTATAA
- a CDS encoding DUF488 domain-containing protein has protein sequence MFYRRKIILALLQVFGGRLDKINLQKLLFLVCNKQKAPAYDFIPYLYGCYSHSAKADLFAMVKRDFLSEDETGYSKKDNKNYLALLNEDDKQLVNQAYSLYNKMNSDGLMKHTYINYPYYAINSTVAERLLTKEQLHKINTVRSTLTNTTLYTIGYEGISLEAYLNKLIQNDIRVLVDVRNNPMSQKFGFSKSQLIRYCEGLNIEYIHFADVGIQSEYRQELKVQSDYDTLFNNYKKKTLPHTVSTQETILTLLQEKQRIALTCFEANICQCHRKHLAEAITQLPNWHYELKHI, from the coding sequence ATGTTCTACCGTAGAAAAATAATATTAGCCCTATTACAAGTATTTGGCGGCAGGTTAGATAAAATTAATCTGCAAAAATTATTGTTTTTGGTATGTAATAAGCAAAAAGCGCCAGCTTACGATTTTATCCCATATCTATACGGTTGTTATTCTCATTCTGCAAAAGCTGATCTGTTTGCAATGGTGAAAAGAGATTTCTTATCAGAGGATGAAACAGGCTATTCAAAGAAGGACAATAAAAATTATTTAGCTCTATTGAATGAGGATGATAAGCAATTAGTAAATCAGGCATATTCACTTTACAACAAAATGAATAGCGATGGCTTGATGAAACATACTTATATTAATTATCCTTACTACGCAATTAACAGTACAGTTGCGGAAAGACTTTTAACCAAAGAACAGTTACATAAAATCAATACAGTTCGGTCTACTCTAACCAATACAACATTGTATACAATTGGCTATGAAGGAATCTCTTTAGAAGCCTATTTGAATAAACTGATACAAAATGATATACGAGTGTTAGTTGATGTACGCAATAATCCGATGAGTCAGAAATTTGGATTTTCTAAAAGTCAACTAATACGTTATTGTGAAGGTTTAAATATAGAATATATCCATTTTGCAGATGTTGGTATCCAATCTGAATACCGTCAGGAATTAAAAGTGCAAAGCGATTACGATACGCTTTTTAATAATTATAAAAAGAAGACCCTTCCTCATACAGTTTCTACACAAGAAACTATACTAACCTTATTACAAGAAAAACAACGAATAGCCTTAACCTGCTTTGAAGCCAATATTTGTCAATGTCATCGTAAACACCTGGCAGAGGCAATTACCCAATTACCAAATTGGCATTATGAACTAAAGCATATATAA
- the topA gene encoding type I DNA topoisomerase → MAKNLLIVESPAKAKTIEGILGKDFEVKSCFGHIRDLEKNDMGIDIANNFQPKYIISPEKTKVVSELKALAKKSDEVWLASDEDREGESISWHLAEVLKLDPKTTKRIVFHEITKPAIQKAVQNPRTIDMNLVDAQQARRVLDRIVGFELSPVLWRKIGMKGGLSAGRVQSVAVKLIVEKEREINQFTPVSSFKVEASLAATDINNRTVAFKAEGAKYSQEADAQKFLESCVGAKYTVKDIQVKPGKRTPAAPFTTSTLQQEASRKLGYGVSKTMLLAQKLYESGKITYMRTDSVNLGETAMDAIKAEISKSYGDKYLQIRKYKNKNEGAQEAHEAIRPTYMENHTVNDPELARLYELIWKRTIASQMSDAELEKTIAKINISTNNEELTATGEVIKFDGFLKVYMESTDDEETEEGDESRLPNLTVGQALDFNQMTATERFTKHSARYTEASLVKKLEELGIGRPSTYAPTISTIIKRTYVEKKDKEGVKRDFRILKLKNDTIQKVTESENTGAEKSKLFPTDLGLVVTDFLSLHFKDVMDYSFTANIEKEFDDIAEGKIVWNNMVKDFYGPFHNGVEHTLETAERAVGERVLGVSEDGKPIIARMGRYGPMVQIGAQATGDEEKPKFAKLKNTQSIETISMEEALELFKLGAPLGEYEGQEITVNIGRFGPYVKFGDQFVSIPKGEEPSSVDLERAIEIINAKKVEDAPIGFYNELPITKGKGRFGPFIKWNGLFINIPRAYNFDTLTQKDCDELIEKKMEKEANRFIQQWPEEKIAIENGRWGPFIRFGKKMLKLVGGGANGKYTPEELAVIDLEEVKKMIVAQEPKAFDKPAKKKAAPKKAAAKKK, encoded by the coding sequence ATGGCTAAAAATTTATTGATAGTAGAAAGTCCGGCAAAAGCAAAAACGATTGAAGGCATTCTTGGAAAGGACTTCGAAGTAAAAAGTTGTTTCGGGCATATTCGAGACCTGGAGAAGAACGATATGGGTATCGATATAGCAAACAATTTTCAACCTAAATATATTATATCACCCGAAAAGACAAAGGTAGTAAGCGAACTGAAAGCCCTTGCAAAGAAAAGTGATGAAGTTTGGCTGGCATCGGATGAGGATCGTGAGGGAGAAAGTATCAGCTGGCATTTGGCTGAAGTGTTGAAATTAGATCCAAAGACAACCAAGCGTATCGTCTTCCATGAGATCACCAAACCCGCCATACAAAAAGCAGTACAAAATCCTCGTACCATTGATATGAACCTGGTAGATGCCCAGCAAGCCAGAAGAGTATTGGATAGAATTGTAGGTTTTGAACTGAGCCCCGTGTTGTGGCGTAAGATCGGTATGAAAGGCGGCTTAAGTGCCGGCCGTGTACAGAGCGTAGCTGTAAAACTGATTGTAGAAAAAGAAAGAGAGATCAATCAATTCACTCCTGTCAGCAGTTTTAAAGTAGAAGCATCACTTGCTGCAACAGATATCAATAACAGAACCGTTGCATTCAAAGCAGAAGGTGCTAAATATAGCCAGGAAGCAGATGCACAGAAGTTCTTAGAAAGCTGTGTGGGAGCAAAATACACCGTAAAAGACATACAGGTGAAGCCCGGCAAACGTACTCCGGCGGCACCTTTCACCACCTCTACCCTGCAACAGGAAGCCAGTAGGAAATTAGGCTATGGTGTAAGTAAGACGATGTTGCTGGCACAAAAGCTATACGAAAGCGGTAAGATCACTTACATGCGTACGGATAGTGTGAACTTGGGTGAAACAGCCATGGATGCCATCAAAGCAGAGATCAGTAAAAGCTATGGCGATAAATATTTGCAAATACGCAAATACAAGAATAAGAACGAAGGAGCACAGGAAGCGCATGAGGCCATTCGTCCTACCTACATGGAAAACCATACAGTAAACGATCCTGAACTGGCCCGTTTATATGAGTTGATCTGGAAGCGTACCATCGCTTCTCAAATGAGTGATGCAGAATTGGAAAAGACCATCGCTAAAATAAATATCAGCACCAACAACGAAGAACTAACGGCTACGGGTGAAGTAATTAAATTCGACGGGTTCTTAAAAGTATATATGGAGAGCACCGATGATGAAGAAACGGAAGAAGGCGATGAAAGCCGTTTACCGAATTTAACTGTTGGACAAGCGCTCGACTTCAACCAGATGACCGCCACCGAACGTTTTACCAAACACTCGGCACGTTATACAGAAGCCTCTCTGGTAAAGAAGTTAGAAGAATTAGGCATCGGCCGTCCGAGTACTTACGCTCCTACTATCTCTACCATTATCAAACGTACTTACGTAGAGAAAAAAGACAAAGAAGGCGTTAAAAGAGATTTCAGGATTTTAAAATTGAAGAACGATACCATTCAAAAAGTAACTGAATCAGAAAATACCGGCGCAGAAAAATCGAAGCTCTTCCCTACCGATCTGGGTTTGGTGGTAACAGATTTTTTAAGTCTGCATTTTAAAGATGTAATGGATTATTCTTTTACTGCCAACATTGAAAAAGAGTTTGATGATATTGCCGAAGGCAAGATCGTTTGGAACAATATGGTGAAAGATTTCTACGGCCCTTTTCATAACGGCGTAGAGCATACGTTGGAAACGGCTGAACGTGCCGTAGGCGAACGTGTGTTGGGAGTGAGTGAAGATGGCAAACCGATCATTGCACGTATGGGCCGCTATGGCCCGATGGTACAGATCGGTGCACAGGCTACAGGTGATGAAGAGAAACCAAAATTTGCCAAACTGAAGAATACACAGAGCATTGAAACCATCAGTATGGAAGAGGCGCTTGAGTTATTCAAGCTCGGTGCTCCGCTTGGTGAATACGAAGGACAGGAAATAACGGTGAACATTGGACGCTTTGGCCCTTATGTAAAATTCGGTGATCAGTTTGTGTCTATTCCTAAAGGCGAAGAACCTTCATCGGTTGATCTGGAAAGAGCCATTGAGATCATCAACGCCAAAAAAGTGGAAGACGCTCCTATCGGTTTTTATAATGAACTGCCTATCACTAAAGGCAAAGGTCGCTTTGGTCCGTTCATTAAATGGAACGGCTTATTTATTAATATCCCCCGTGCTTATAATTTTGATACGCTGACACAAAAAGATTGTGATGAGCTGATTGAAAAGAAAATGGAGAAAGAAGCCAATCGCTTTATTCAGCAATGGCCCGAAGAAAAGATCGCTATCGAAAATGGCCGCTGGGGCCCATTCATCCGCTTTGGTAAAAAAATGCTGAAGTTGGTAGGTGGTGGTGCTAACGGTAAATACACGCCTGAAGAATTAGCAGTAATAGACCTTGAGGAAGTGAAAAAAATGATCGTTGCTCAGGAACCGAAAGCATTTGATAAACCTGCTAAGAAGAAAGCTGCTCCTAAAAAAGCTGCGGCGAAGAAGAAATAG
- a CDS encoding DUF2851 family protein has product MTEKLLQYIWQFQYFNKSDLTTTTGEELQIIYPGKLNPNQGPDFLDAKIKVGNTIWAGNIELHIHTADWNDHQHSDDANYRNIILHVVWQDDVQLNEPFFTVELQDRTSVLLLERYTALMNAETFIPCEKNIQSVNPLIWNSWKERLLIERLQHKSTNILSFLSQNNNHWEESFWWLLARNFGVKVNADAFEAIARSIPINILAKHKNQIHQTEALLLGQAGLLNTDCTDDYTLMLKREYQFYKNKYKLDPINIPLHFLRMRPSNFPSVRLAQLAMLIHSSTHLFSRIKEIKVLNDIQALLDVTANDYWHYHYMLDEPSAYKEKKLGTQMIHNICINTIVPVLFAYGHTIDEQEYKNRALQWLEHIPAEKNAITNGYMKLGIANKSAADSQALIQLKNEYCSKKRCLDCAIGNKLLKSSI; this is encoded by the coding sequence ATGACAGAGAAACTGCTGCAATATATCTGGCAATTCCAATATTTTAACAAGAGCGATCTGACCACTACTACAGGTGAGGAACTGCAGATCATCTATCCCGGTAAACTTAATCCCAACCAGGGCCCCGATTTTTTAGATGCTAAAATAAAAGTAGGCAATACTATCTGGGCAGGTAATATCGAATTGCATATACATACTGCTGATTGGAATGATCATCAGCATAGTGATGATGCCAATTATCGAAATATCATTCTGCATGTTGTATGGCAGGATGATGTGCAATTGAATGAACCATTCTTTACAGTTGAATTACAGGATCGTACTTCTGTATTACTGTTAGAAAGATATACAGCCTTGATGAATGCAGAAACTTTTATTCCTTGTGAGAAAAATATTCAGTCGGTAAATCCGCTTATCTGGAACTCCTGGAAAGAAAGATTGCTGATAGAAAGATTACAACACAAATCAACCAATATACTTAGTTTTTTGTCTCAGAATAATAACCATTGGGAGGAAAGTTTCTGGTGGCTATTAGCAAGAAATTTCGGTGTAAAAGTAAATGCAGATGCTTTTGAAGCAATAGCCCGTTCTATACCCATAAATATTTTGGCCAAACATAAAAACCAGATCCATCAGACAGAAGCATTGTTATTAGGACAGGCCGGATTATTGAATACAGATTGTACCGATGATTATACGCTCATGCTGAAAAGAGAATACCAGTTTTATAAAAATAAGTACAAGCTTGACCCCATCAATATTCCGTTACATTTTTTACGAATGCGTCCTTCTAATTTTCCTTCGGTAAGATTGGCGCAATTGGCCATGTTGATACATTCCAGCACTCACTTGTTTTCCAGAATTAAAGAGATCAAAGTATTGAATGACATACAAGCATTATTAGATGTAACTGCAAATGATTACTGGCATTATCATTATATGCTGGATGAGCCTTCTGCGTATAAAGAGAAAAAACTGGGAACACAAATGATACACAATATCTGTATCAATACGATCGTGCCGGTACTGTTTGCTTATGGCCATACTATCGATGAACAGGAATATAAGAACCGGGCTTTGCAATGGCTTGAACATATCCCTGCAGAAAAAAATGCCATCACCAATGGATATATGAAATTGGGTATTGCTAATAAAAGTGCTGCGGACTCCCAGGCACTCATTCAATTAAAAAATGAATACTGCAGTAAAAAAAGATGCCTGGACTGTGCTATCGGTAATAAGCTACTTAAAAGCAGCATATGA
- a CDS encoding OsmC family protein produces MTATIVYEGNLRCVATHLQSGTAIETDAPTDNRGKGERFSPTDLVCTALGTCMITTMAMKATDMGIELKDTGISVKKHMLSDPRRIGQIDIVVNFPSSLDLAENDKTILQRVGDHCPVIKSLHPDIVLNIEYHW; encoded by the coding sequence ATGACAGCAACCATAGTATATGAAGGAAATTTAAGATGTGTGGCCACCCATTTACAAAGTGGTACAGCTATTGAAACCGACGCCCCTACTGATAACCGGGGGAAAGGTGAACGTTTTTCTCCAACCGACCTGGTATGCACTGCCCTGGGAACCTGCATGATCACAACGATGGCAATGAAGGCCACGGATATGGGAATTGAACTGAAAGATACCGGTATATCTGTAAAGAAACATATGCTCTCCGATCCAAGACGTATCGGGCAAATTGATATTGTAGTGAACTTTCCGTCATCCTTAGATCTGGCTGAAAATGACAAGACCATTTTGCAGAGAGTGGGTGACCATTGCCCGGTGATAAAAAGCCTACATCCGGATATTGTATTGAATATTGAATACCACTGGTGA
- a CDS encoding 2Fe-2S iron-sulfur cluster-binding protein, whose product MYNITFNFEQKGLDSITLNNIEPDQSLLEVALKNDIDLHHNCGGVCACSTCHLYVNEGEDFLEELSDKEEDFIDRAISPRLNSRLGCQCVLQSGSGNIVVTLPDQTQFLGE is encoded by the coding sequence ATGTATAACATCACATTTAATTTTGAGCAGAAGGGACTGGATTCTATCACACTCAATAATATAGAACCCGACCAGTCGTTACTGGAGGTTGCACTGAAAAACGACATTGATCTACACCATAATTGCGGGGGTGTTTGCGCTTGCAGCACCTGTCATCTTTATGTAAATGAAGGCGAAGATTTTTTAGAGGAACTAAGCGATAAAGAAGAAGATTTTATTGACAGAGCAATAAGTCCGAGATTGAATTCAAGACTTGGTTGTCAGTGTGTATTACAAAGCGGAAGCGGTAATATTGTTGTTACCTTACCCGATCAAACACAATTTTTAGGAGAATAA
- a CDS encoding Rossmann-like and DUF2520 domain-containing protein: MRIVMIGSGNVATVLGKIIKKAGHEILQVVSRNEHAAESLAEILGCGHCGYKGLIDETADIYLFAISDTALYEVGTNFDFGKKIALHTAGSVSKNVLEHVSANFGVLYPLQSLRKEMTSIPVIPLLVDGNNKETKKTIEEFAHTLSPIVSPTTDEERVNLHLAAVVVSNFSNHLYALTEDFCQKERVDFHMLHPIIAETALRIEKKSAAELQTGPALRNDFVTLEKHLKMLQRYPALKNIYLKMTDSIMSSK; this comes from the coding sequence ATGAGAATAGTAATGATTGGTTCGGGAAATGTTGCTACAGTTTTAGGTAAGATCATTAAAAAAGCAGGACATGAAATATTGCAGGTGGTAAGCAGAAATGAACATGCCGCTGAATCATTGGCAGAAATATTGGGGTGCGGACATTGTGGGTATAAAGGACTGATCGATGAGACTGCAGATATCTATCTATTTGCCATATCAGATACCGCTCTGTACGAAGTGGGAACAAATTTTGACTTTGGAAAAAAGATAGCATTGCATACTGCCGGCTCTGTTTCAAAAAATGTGCTGGAACATGTTTCAGCCAACTTTGGGGTTTTGTATCCTCTGCAGAGTCTACGTAAAGAGATGACGAGTATCCCGGTAATTCCTTTACTGGTTGATGGAAATAATAAAGAGACAAAGAAAACAATAGAAGAATTTGCACATACACTTTCACCGATCGTGTCGCCTACTACTGATGAAGAACGTGTGAATCTTCACCTGGCCGCAGTAGTAGTTAGTAATTTCAGCAATCACTTATATGCTTTGACGGAAGATTTTTGTCAGAAGGAAAGAGTTGATTTCCATATGCTGCATCCTATTATTGCAGAAACTGCTTTACGCATTGAAAAAAAATCTGCTGCCGAACTGCAAACCGGCCCGGCATTAAGAAATGATTTTGTAACACTGGAGAAGCACCTTAAAATGTTGCAACGCTATCCTGCCCTTAAAAATATCTATTTGAAAATGACGGATAGTATCATGTCTTCCAAATAA
- the iscX gene encoding Fe-S cluster assembly protein IscX — protein sequence MTHFEPPIHWNDYEDIAMKLYERFGDDFGESQIYRIRFTDLHKWVMEIPKFAGKPEESNEGHLEMIQSTWVYEWRDNQK from the coding sequence ATGACGCATTTTGAGCCACCCATCCACTGGAATGATTATGAAGATATAGCCATGAAACTGTACGAACGTTTCGGCGATGATTTTGGCGAAAGCCAGATCTACCGTATTCGTTTTACCGATCTGCACAAGTGGGTAATGGAAATACCAAAATTTGCCGGCAAACCGGAAGAAAGTAATGAAGGACATCTGGAAATGATACAGAGTACCTGGGTGTATGAATGGAGGGATAACCAGAAATAA
- a CDS encoding Maf family nucleotide pyrophosphatase, with protein MQKIILASQSPRRKQLLEWAEIPFDIIVKETDESYPSNLSVDEIAIHIAKNKAVAVKELISQPTTILAADTIVVLHNEVIGKPKDRTDAINILSKLSGQKHQVITGVCISSAYKEIVFADTTEVVFHQLSAAQIEFYVDKYKPYDKAGAYAIQEWIGVVGIQSVKGDFYNVMGLPVSRVVQELGNLMI; from the coding sequence ATGCAAAAAATAATTCTTGCTTCACAATCTCCTCGTCGTAAACAATTATTAGAATGGGCCGAAATACCATTCGATATTATCGTAAAAGAAACCGACGAATCTTATCCTTCCAATTTATCAGTAGATGAAATTGCTATTCATATTGCAAAAAATAAAGCGGTTGCCGTTAAAGAATTAATTTCTCAGCCAACAACAATTTTAGCGGCAGATACCATTGTGGTATTGCACAATGAGGTCATTGGTAAACCTAAGGACAGAACAGATGCTATCAATATCTTATCTAAACTCTCCGGACAAAAACATCAGGTGATCACAGGCGTATGTATTTCATCCGCCTACAAAGAAATTGTGTTTGCAGATACTACAGAAGTGGTATTTCATCAATTATCTGCAGCACAAATTGAATTTTATGTAGACAAATACAAACCATACGATAAAGCAGGTGCTTATGCTATACAGGAATGGATCGGCGTTGTAGGCATTCAATCAGTAAAAGGCGACTTTTATAATGTTATGGGATTACCGGTGAGCAGGGTGGTGCAGGAACTTGGTAATTTGATGATTTGA
- the lipA gene encoding lipoyl synthase, whose amino-acid sequence MIELPVLDGVVEQRPKKPNWLRVKLPIGEEYKHVRNLVDTHKLHTICESGNCPNMGECWGEGTATFMILGNICTRSCGFCAVATGRPEPVDWDEPQRVAEAINLMKVKHAVVTSVDRDEIKDGGSIIWYNTIKAIKTLNPSTTLETLIPDFKAEAENIQRIIDAAPEVVSHNIETVERLTKQVRIQAKYWRSMETLRILKAGGMRTKSGIMLGLGETKEDVIQTMQDLRDSNVDVITIGQYLQPSKRHLAVQRFVHPDEFKELREIGYNMGFDYVESGPLVRSSYHSEKHVIQGWGKNKWLEEKQLQ is encoded by the coding sequence ATGATAGAGTTACCGGTATTGGATGGAGTAGTGGAGCAACGTCCTAAAAAACCTAATTGGTTAAGAGTTAAATTGCCTATCGGCGAAGAGTATAAGCATGTAAGGAATTTAGTAGATACACACAAATTGCATACGATCTGTGAAAGTGGTAATTGCCCTAATATGGGTGAATGCTGGGGAGAAGGAACAGCAACCTTTATGATACTGGGAAATATCTGTACACGTAGCTGTGGATTTTGTGCAGTAGCTACCGGCAGACCCGAACCTGTTGATTGGGACGAACCTCAACGTGTTGCAGAAGCGATCAACTTAATGAAAGTTAAGCATGCTGTTGTTACTTCTGTTGACAGAGATGAGATAAAAGACGGTGGCAGTATCATCTGGTATAACACCATCAAAGCAATCAAGACATTAAATCCTTCTACAACTCTAGAAACACTGATCCCGGATTTTAAAGCCGAAGCAGAGAACATACAACGCATCATTGATGCTGCTCCTGAAGTGGTATCACACAATATTGAAACGGTAGAACGGTTAACGAAACAGGTTCGTATCCAGGCAAAATACTGGCGCAGCATGGAAACACTGCGTATTTTAAAAGCAGGCGGAATGCGTACTAAGAGTGGCATCATGCTTGGATTGGGTGAAACCAAAGAAGATGTGATACAAACCATGCAAGACCTTAGAGATAGCAATGTAGATGTAATAACTATTGGGCAATATCTTCAACCAAGTAAAAGACATTTAGCTGTACAAAGATTTGTACACCCTGATGAATTTAAAGAATTACGTGAAATTGGCTACAATATGGGCTTTGATTATGTAGAGAGCGGTCCGTTGGTACGGTCGTCTTACCATAGCGAAAAGCATGTGATACAAGGATGGGGAAAAAATAAGTGGTTAGAAGAGAAACAGTTACAATAA